The following coding sequences are from one Shewanella eurypsychrophilus window:
- a CDS encoding YadA-like family protein has product MAATVNGINSAISQNKASVDAAVSGNTNAIAKNKADSDTLISENALGVASNTASAKTLAQSVTSVASSVSDNGSGIANNKAAISKLNNEEAIVTARTEKNSLLIKQRQHAVDVTNAHIGGLEKSEARHFTKNEKVIAANKVAIDSNAKNAATAMTYSTISVSKAGVALSHADHSVKVADESLAQSKLVAKTAASADSHATSALNVANHAEARSVVADKHATEAVSVANHSLAQSTDNGNRIQEARKDITQNVEAIATNHNNISDNSRGVRQNAQDIYAVNKRVDNNFFAIKNLQEEIDNLDTKIDASYAQSGAMSALMEPHGVGHASFSMGTAHHGNANALALGFGMRLDNNFSIKAGAHLMM; this is encoded by the coding sequence ATGGCTGCAACTGTGAATGGCATTAACTCAGCCATTTCACAGAATAAAGCCAGTGTTGATGCAGCTGTGAGTGGTAATACCAATGCGATTGCTAAAAATAAGGCAGATTCAGACACTTTGATTTCAGAAAACGCATTGGGTGTGGCTTCTAATACCGCATCGGCTAAAACGCTTGCTCAATCTGTAACATCTGTTGCTTCGTCTGTATCTGATAATGGATCAGGTATTGCTAATAACAAGGCTGCGATCAGTAAACTCAATAATGAAGAGGCGATAGTTACTGCCAGAACTGAGAAAAACTCATTACTGATTAAACAGAGGCAACATGCGGTTGATGTGACTAATGCCCACATTGGTGGGCTAGAGAAGTCTGAGGCTAGACACTTTACAAAAAATGAAAAAGTCATTGCTGCAAACAAGGTGGCCATTGATAGCAATGCAAAAAATGCAGCAACCGCAATGACCTATAGTACAATTTCCGTTAGTAAAGCGGGTGTAGCTTTATCTCATGCCGATCATTCAGTTAAGGTTGCTGATGAATCTTTGGCTCAATCTAAACTCGTTGCCAAGACGGCTGCTAGCGCTGATAGCCATGCGACTTCAGCTCTAAATGTTGCTAATCATGCTGAGGCGCGTTCGGTTGTTGCAGATAAGCATGCTACTGAGGCCGTCAGTGTTGCTAACCACTCTCTGGCGCAATCAACAGATAACGGAAATCGCATTCAAGAGGCAAGAAAAGATATTACTCAAAACGTTGAAGCCATCGCCACTAACCATAATAACATCAGTGATAATTCAAGAGGGGTCAGGCAAAATGCGCAAGATATCTATGCGGTAAACAAGCGCGTCGATAACAATTTTTTTGCGATTAAAAACCTTCAAGAAGAGATAGATAATTTAGATACCAAAATTGATGCCTCTTACGCTCAGTCAGGTGCAATGTCTGCACTAATGGAGCCTCATGGTGTTGGACATGCTTCGTTTTCTATGGGCACTGCACATCATGGGAATGCGAATGCGTTAGCGCTTGGGTTTGGTATGCGTTTAGATAACAATTTCTCAATTAAAGCGGGTGCGCATTTGATG